ATATCCTGAAAAACAATCCCGGATATGGGGGTACATATATGGAAACTCATTGACTACTTTAAAAGAATCAATCCACAGTTTGTCAGGTTGCTGAAAATGCATGGATAATAAAAACTCGCCGGAATAATCCCCGCTGAATAAATTCAGCCGCATGCTGCAGGTCTCATTCTTAGATTCCATTAAATCTGACTTTATGAAATAATCCCGATTATCTACATGTCCCATAATCACCCCCCTCCATTTACCGGAAACATCTTCACTTCTGGAGAATGTTGCAGATAGAGAAAAGAGTATTGCTAAAACAAGCTTAGTTCTCATAGGGTATTCATCATCTCATAAATTTTTATACATTCCATCGCTTCCTTCACATCGTGCGCTCGTAAGATGGCTGCTCCGTTTTGCAAAGCAATCATGTGAACTGCCGTGGTGGCATTCAAAGCATTTTCAGGTGTTGTTTCCAATAACCTGTACAACATACTTTTTCTTGAAAGACCGGTGAGTATGGGTATGCCTAAGATCTCAAATACCTTTAAATGCTTCAACAGGTAGTAATTCTGTTCAAGCGTTTTGGAAAATCCGAAACCAACATCCAGTATAACATCTTTAATGCCAAACATTTTGGCCCGCTTCGTTTGCGCAATGAAATAATCCATCATATCCGGCAGTAAATTATTGTAATGCTGAATTTGATGCATATTAGAAATACCACCCTGTAGATGCATCAGGATGAATGGACAATTCAAATCCGCCACGATTTCAAACATCTTTTCATCTTCCGTACCGCCGGAAATATCATTTACAATCATTGCCCCCTGTTCAACAGCCTCTTTTACCACGCGGCTTCTGAATGTATCGATACTGATAACAATATCCGGGAACTCTCGGATAATAATTTTGATGGCAGGAATAACCCTTTGCAACTCTTCCTCCGCAGAAACCATGGATGCACCGGGCCGGGAAGACATACCGCCGATATCAATCATGGCAGCTCCCTCACTCAGCATTTTTTCCACTTGCATTATCAATTGAGCGTCTGCTACATAATTGCCTCCATCAAAAAAGGAATCCGGCGTAACATTCAATATACCCATTACAATAGGCTTATTGATTGTCAGTAACTTACCTCTGCAATTAAATGTAAAATTTTGCATAAAAATTCCTACCGCTGTAACTTTTGGTTGAAAACGAAGTTAAAGTTATGTATTTTTAGCGATTGAACTAAAGTATTTCTTGTGAACGAAAAGACATTGAAACAATACGAACGTGCATTTGCAAGATGTGCCGCTGTTTTTGTCAATAAAACAAAAGATTACGGAACCTCCTGGCGGATATTGCGGACCCGCTCCATTACAGACCAGATATATATAAAAGCAAAACGTATCCGTACAATTGATGAAACGGGCGAAAACAAAGTGGGCGACAGTATTGAATCTGAATTTACAGGTTGTGTCAATTATGGTATTATCGCATTGATACAGTTAAGTCTGGAAAACAAAAAAGATGTTCCGGTTGAACTGAATGCGGAAGATGCAAATGCAATGTACGACCATCAATACGATACTATAAAGAAATTATTTCTGGCAAAAAACCATGATTACGGCGAAGCCTGGAGAGATATGCGTATCAGCTCCTATACGGATTTAATCTTATCCAAACTGCATCGCATCAAGCAGATTGAAGAGAATAAAGGGCAAACGATCATTTCTGAGGGAATTGATGCTAACTATATGGATATCGTCAATTATGCCATTTTTGCAATCATTAAATTAAATGAATAGATTTTCCGTATGCGTCTTACAACGCTCAAACGGTATTTTTTTATATTAAAAATATTTAAACCATGGATCTAATTACACTTATAGGACTTTTTGCTGCCATCGCATTTGCATTGACAATTTTAGGAAAATTCCTCCTGAAGCAACAAAATATAGCCATTAATTTCATACGCTATTTCGTCGGAGTATGGTTTATCTTTTCAGGTGTTGTAAAAGCCATTGACCCCACAGGCACCGCCATAAAAATGGAGGAATATTTTGAAATGTTTGAAAAATATGTTCCGGCCCTGACTTTTTTGTGGAAGATAATGGCCGAGCAGGCTTTGGCTGTTTCAGTATTGATGATTGTACTGGAGATTTACCTGGGCATCGCATTGATTTTAGGAACCTGGAAAAAAAGCACCATATGGCTGCTGGTGCTGTTGATTGCCTTCTTTACGTTCCTGACCGGATTTTCCGCCAAAACAGGTAAGGTAACAGACTGCGGATGTTTTGGTGACTTCATAAAACTTGCGCCTGTTCAGTCCTTTTATAAGGATGTTTTCCTGACTGCACTGATACTCATTATCTTATTCGGACAAAAATCAATCAAGGAAATTCTTCCCAAAAGAATAAACAAAGTTGCACTCCTCCTGCTGACGCTTGCAGCGGTTGTATTTACATTCAGAAATATCTATTATGAACCGATTAAAGATTTTCGTCCCTATTCAGTAGGAACCTCCATTCCGGATTGCCTGAAACTGCCGCCAAATGCCAAACCCTATAAGTATGAAAACACCTTTATCTATAAAAACAAGAAAAGCGGTGAGGTAAAAGAGTTCAAAAACAGCTGGCCGCAGGATATGGATAACTGGACATTTGTGGACAGGAAAGATGTAATGATTCAAAAAGGCGATGATCCTAAGTGCAAGGATTTTGCCATCAAGGATGCCAACGGAGGCGACAATTCCTCCTCCTTCTTTGAAGAAGAAGAGCATATATTTTTCATCATTATCCCGGATCTGAAAAAAGTCTGCGACAAAGGGTTTGATAAAATCAGGCCAATTGCTGAAGCTGCCGCTAAAGAGGGGAAATATGTTTTTATACTTACAGGCAGCATCATCAGCGATGTGCAGGCATATGAGAAAAAGTACAATATGGATTATGAAATCTATAATGCGGATGCCACCCCGTTAAAAACCATCATGCGTTCCAATCCTGGATTACTGATTCTGAAAAAGGGCGTTATCGCCGGAAAATACCATTACAATGAATTAAGCACCTACGATGCGTTGAAAAAAAGTGTTTTAAAATAATTATCTTTCCGTTCATCTTTCAGGGCAATCTATGTACAAATTCATACTTACTAAATTTTTCTACGGAATACTGGTGTTGATTGGCGTCATTTTCGTCATTTTCGCCTTGTTCAATCTTTTACCGGTTGATCCTGCACGTCTGACACTGGGGCAACGCGCAGATGTGGAATCGGTGGAAGCCATCAACAAAGAACTCGGACTGGACCAACCAAAATACATTCAGTTTGCTTTGTATTTGAATGACCTCTCTCCTATTGCCGTTCACTATGATGATGTGGCCACCGAACAAAAGTATAAATATCAAAAAATCCTCTCTGTCAGTAAAGAGAAAGCACTGGTCATCAAAGCTCCGTTTTTGCGCCGCTCTTACCAAACCAAAGAAGAAGTCTTAGCAATACTTAAGCGGGCCCTACCTCAAACTATCATTCTGGCTTTTGCTGCGATGATTATTGCGAGTATTGTTGGCATTTTCCTCGGAGTGATTGCCGCCGTTAAGCAACATTCCTGGTTTGATAATTTAGCCATGTCCCTGTCTGTATTGGGTATTTCTGTTCCTTCTTATTTTTCAGCCATAGTGTTGGGTTATTTCTTCGGAATTGTCCTTCATAATGTTACCGGTCTTGAACAAACTGGCGGGCTCACGGTGATTGATGATTACGGCAACGAAATTCTGGAATTAAAGAATCTGATATTGCCGGCAATTGCACTCGGCTCCCGACCGATTGGAATCATCTTTCAGCTGACCAGAAGCGCCATGCTCGATGTATTGTCGCAAGACTATATACGTACAGCCAGAGCAAAAGGACTGGCATTTAAAAGTGTGTTGTTTAAACATGCCCTGCGCAATGCGTTGAATCCGGTGGTAACTACGATTTCCGGCTGGTTCGCCTCATTGCTGGCAGGTGCATTTTTTGTGGAAGTGATTTTTGATATAAAAGGACTGGGATATACCGCCGTTGATGCACTTCAAAAATTTGACTTTCCCGTGGCTATGGGTACCGTTTTATTTACCGCATCGGTTTTTATTGTGATGAGTTTTCTGGTAGATATCCTATATGCTGTACTGGATCCAAGAATCAGAATCGGGAAATAAGCAAATTTCACCGACATAGAAATAATATAAAACACAAACAATGCTTGTATTTCTAATAGGCTTCATGGGTTGCGGAAAATCATACGTAGGAAGAAATCTGGCTCCCCTGATGGGTTTTGATTACCTGGATATTGACAAACACATTGAAGAAATGGAAGGACTAACCGTGAAAGAAATCCTTGAACAGAAAGGCGAAGCCTATTTCAGGCAAAGAGAGCGGGAAATCATACTAGCGTTGGACAGTTCGGAAAACAGGATAGTGAGTACAGGGGGCGGTGCGCCTTGTTTTTTTGACAACATGGATTTGATGAATGAAAAAGGACTGACCATTTACTTAAACAGGACAAAAAAACTGGTCGTTTACCGTTTACTGAAAGGACAACATAAGCGGCCTTTGCTAACAGGCTTATCCACGGAAGAACTGGAAAAATTCTATGATGAACGTTTAGAAATCAGAAAATCCTATTATGAAAAGGCAAAAATTTTTGCTGGGGATGCCGGTGTGGAAGAAATAAGGGAAATGATTGACAATTCCAGTCAACACAACCAATAATCAGATGGCGATTTTTTTGCCGAGAAAATGAGGCTGTGTATTAAAAACATATAAATCAGCAAAAAGCAAGACCCTCGCCATCTTTTCCCTGACCATGTTGTACAGGTTATCCCTGAAACTGACCATCTGAGCATTAAACCCGACAGCTTCCAGTCCATATCGCCGTGCTATAAATAAGGCTCGTTCATTGTGAAATTGCTGGGAAATGATAGTCACCGTCTTTTGACCGAACACTTTCTTACAGCGAATAACCGAATCATGTGTACGGAAGCCCGCAAAATCACAAACCATTGCAGAATCCGGAATGCCTAACTTATGAAAGGCATCTATAAAATCCTCCGGTTCATTGTAGCCGTGCCAGCCATTATCCCCGCTGATTAGAATCTTATCTATCTTTTTTGCTTTCCATAATTTATAGGCTGCTTCCACCCTGAACTGCCAGAAAGGATTGATGGTCTTTTTATCATTCATCGTCTTACAGGTGCCTAACAGCAGCCCAATTCTGTTGTAAGGGACCTTATCAATGTCATCATAAGTTTTACCAGTTGCATTATTCTCCACTCTGTAGGTACAATAAACAACAATTCCCCATCCGATGAGAACCAACGGAAGATAACCCCTCAGAAACATTTTAACGGAAACTAATTTACGCATTTAAAACAATTCATTATTTTATCTTATAAAAATATTTCAGTTGCAAATCTAGAGGCAATGATGCGTAACTGAAAAAATTGTCTTTATAGGGAACCTTGTGTTTTTCCAGCAATCGTACCATATTATAACCCGTTGTTCCGACATAAAAGTTCTCATCTTTCAGCTCGGTATAAAAAGAGATTTCAGAAGGGTCCGTTTCTTTAAATGAAAATGACTTATCAAACATCGGGTCATTTTTCAGCAGATATTCTGTAGGCGGTATTTTATTGAAATTTCCTTTCAGTTGATTTTCCATCATAAGGCAGGAGCCTTCCAGTTTTTCCCAGAAGTTCTCAGGGGTGGTAATCCAGAATTTCTTCTTTTTGAAATAATCCAGATTTCGTTTATTCCTCAGCTTCAAAAACCGGGTAAACAGGAGCTTTTCCTCCTCGATACTGGTGGAGGCATAGGCTTTTTTCAACAGTTCATTTTCCATTGCAATCGTATCCCTGAAGGCCTGATTGCTCAGATAAATCGTTTGCAGACTGTCCATATCAATCATTTTCTTTTCCTGATACAAACGCAGCACATAAGTCAGGATGGCCTCATTGGCATATTGATATTGATGGTACAACTCATGCATCAGCGCTATAGACCACTCCTGTGTGGTGCCTATCACTACTTTTTCCTTTTTGGTAAGTTCCGGAGAACTGCAAAACAATACCGGCGTTCTGTAATTAATATATTCCTTTGCTTTCGGATCAAACTGGAAGGTAGTTTCCATCACAAATTTGGCACTATCCAAAGGCATCCGCAGCTTCCAGATATTCCAGTCGTAGTCGTTATATAAAAGGCTGTATTTACTTACCTTTTCTTTCATTTCCGGCATTGGATGAATGAAATAGGAGGCAGAATCCGTAAAATAAACGATGGTACCCGGGAAGTCATTTTTAGCAAAATTATTCCAGTACAATTCTCCGATATAATTTTTAATCTGACGGATATATTCAAAGCGTTCCGTAATGAGTTTTTCCTGTTCTGTCGGCTGTAGTATTTGTGCATCGACGAGTTGGAAAGAACCAACAAAAAACATCGCACACCATAGGATTTTCTTATACATAATTTTTAATTTACAAATATTATTCCACAATTCAAAATAAGTAGGCACCTTCCGCTTTTTCTTCCATAAACCGGACAATAATATGTTCATTTAATGTAGTGGCGATGGGAAAACCAACTATATCCGCCTTTATCGGAAAGGTTTTATGGGTTCTATCCACCAGCACCGCTATAATTATTTTTTTCGGCTGATACATGGTCAGCGGTTTCAACGCAAAAAACAACGTCCTTCCCGTATTGCCTACATCATCCACCAGCAGAATCGTCTTTCCGTTTAAATCAATGTCATCTCGCAGTCGAACCTCTTCGCTTAACGGTTGCGGCTTATTGATATAAACGGAGGAAAATTCAATTTTCTTATCCTTGTCGTATTCTTTGAGTTTTGAAGTAATGGTTCTGGCTAAGGCGATTCCGCCACCCGGTTCTATTCCCAATACCACCAGATGGTCATCACCGTATGTCAGTTCCAACGCCTGAAAAGACATTCTGTCTAATTTTAATTCTATCTTGGAGGTATCTAATATTTTTTGGGCAGTGGTCGGAATTATCATGAAAAATAATTTAGATTATTTCTAAATAAATAGTAATTTAAACATTCGTTCAAATATAGACTTAAAAATAAATAGATATTGGTGTATTTTCGCAATAATTTCAAATAAAATAGCATGAGTTTTTTAACTATCATCCAAATCCTGTTGTTTATCACTCTTGTCGGCGCTTCCTTTTTCGTTGCTTTTCGCAAGTTTAAGGAAATCTACGACAACATCAATATGGGAAAACCGGAGCAGATTGACACAACCCTGGGTTTCCGATTGAAGAGTATGTTCCTGATTGCATTCGGACAGAAAAAAATGTTCAAGCTCACATTTGCTACTCAGATAGAACTAATAGAAATATTTATTGACGGACTGACCGGTAAACACCGCATTTTATATCATGCTTTTGAAGGCAGCTTTCTGGAAAGCCTTTATGTGTTTGTCATCAACTTCATAGAAATATTATCCCTGCTGACGTTCATCGTGACGATTATTTTCATCTTGCGCAGAACCACGTTTAAAGTGGCTCGTTTTCAGATGCCGGAACTGAAGGGGTGGCCGTGGAGAGATGCCTTGAACATTCTGGCATTTGAATTGACGTTGATTACATTCATCTTCATGATGAACTCGGGTGACAGTGCACTGCACATGAAAGAACACGGTGAAGGATACGGCTTTATTTTAAGCGGTTTTCTGGGGAATATGATATCCTCTTTTCCAAATGGGTTATTACACTTTATTGAAAAAACAGGCTGGTGGGGTCATTTATGCATGGTCATGGTCTTTTTGGTATACCTTCCTTATTCCAAACATTTACATATCCTGCTAGCATTTCCAAACACCTTCTTCACCCGCCCGGAACCCAAAGGTGAGATGCGCAACATGACAGCGATCGAACACGAAGTGAAGTCGATGCTGGATCCGAGTTTTGTCGTACCGGCTACAGACGGTGAAATCAAATTCGGCGCGAAGGATGTATATGATTTATCCTGGAAAAGTTTGCTGGATGCCTATTCCTGCACAGAGTGTGGCAGATGTACCGCTGCCTGCCCGGCCAACCAAACCGGCAAAAAACTCTCTCCGAGAAAAATCATGATGGATACCCGCGACCGGATGGAAGATATTTCTAAAGGCAAAAAAGAACACGGCCCTGATTTCGCCGACAACAGAAACCTGTTAGGTGATTATGTTACAAAAGAAGAACTGCGCGCCTGCACCACCTGCAATGCCTGCGTGGAAGAATGTCCCGTTAATATAAGTCCGTTGAATATCATTCTGGAGCTGAGAAGAAACATGATTATGGACGAAGCAGATTCTCCGGCTGAATGGAACACCATATTCGCCAATATGGAAAATAACCAGGCGCCCTGGCAGTTCTCCCCGGATGACAGATTGAAATGGACGGAAGAACTGAATTAATCATAGAATAACCT
The genomic region above belongs to Sphingobacteriales bacterium and contains:
- a CDS encoding (Fe-S)-binding protein, with protein sequence MSFLTIIQILLFITLVGASFFVAFRKFKEIYDNINMGKPEQIDTTLGFRLKSMFLIAFGQKKMFKLTFATQIELIEIFIDGLTGKHRILYHAFEGSFLESLYVFVINFIEILSLLTFIVTIIFILRRTTFKVARFQMPELKGWPWRDALNILAFELTLITFIFMMNSGDSALHMKEHGEGYGFILSGFLGNMISSFPNGLLHFIEKTGWWGHLCMVMVFLVYLPYSKHLHILLAFPNTFFTRPEPKGEMRNMTAIEHEVKSMLDPSFVVPATDGEIKFGAKDVYDLSWKSLLDAYSCTECGRCTAACPANQTGKKLSPRKIMMDTRDRMEDISKGKKEHGPDFADNRNLLGDYVTKEELRACTTCNACVEECPVNISPLNIILELRRNMIMDEADSPAEWNTIFANMENNQAPWQFSPDDRLKWTEELN
- the folP gene encoding dihydropteroate synthase, with amino-acid sequence MQNFTFNCRGKLLTINKPIVMGILNVTPDSFFDGGNYVADAQLIMQVEKMLSEGAAMIDIGGMSSRPGASMVSAEEELQRVIPAIKIIIREFPDIVISIDTFRSRVVKEAVEQGAMIVNDISGGTEDEKMFEIVADLNCPFILMHLQGGISNMHQIQHYNNLLPDMMDYFIAQTKRAKMFGIKDVILDVGFGFSKTLEQNYYLLKHLKVFEILGIPILTGLSRKSMLYRLLETTPENALNATTAVHMIALQNGAAILRAHDVKEAMECIKIYEMMNTL
- a CDS encoding DUF1599 domain-containing protein, producing the protein MNEKTLKQYERAFARCAAVFVNKTKDYGTSWRILRTRSITDQIYIKAKRIRTIDETGENKVGDSIESEFTGCVNYGIIALIQLSLENKKDVPVELNAEDANAMYDHQYDTIKKLFLAKNHDYGEAWRDMRISSYTDLILSKLHRIKQIEENKGQTIISEGIDANYMDIVNYAIFAIIKLNE
- a CDS encoding DoxX family protein, whose product is MDLITLIGLFAAIAFALTILGKFLLKQQNIAINFIRYFVGVWFIFSGVVKAIDPTGTAIKMEEYFEMFEKYVPALTFLWKIMAEQALAVSVLMIVLEIYLGIALILGTWKKSTIWLLVLLIAFFTFLTGFSAKTGKVTDCGCFGDFIKLAPVQSFYKDVFLTALILIILFGQKSIKEILPKRINKVALLLLTLAAVVFTFRNIYYEPIKDFRPYSVGTSIPDCLKLPPNAKPYKYENTFIYKNKKSGEVKEFKNSWPQDMDNWTFVDRKDVMIQKGDDPKCKDFAIKDANGGDNSSSFFEEEEHIFFIIIPDLKKVCDKGFDKIRPIAEAAAKEGKYVFILTGSIISDVQAYEKKYNMDYEIYNADATPLKTIMRSNPGLLILKKGVIAGKYHYNELSTYDALKKSVLK
- a CDS encoding YdcF family protein; amino-acid sequence: MRKLVSVKMFLRGYLPLVLIGWGIVVYCTYRVENNATGKTYDDIDKVPYNRIGLLLGTCKTMNDKKTINPFWQFRVEAAYKLWKAKKIDKILISGDNGWHGYNEPEDFIDAFHKLGIPDSAMVCDFAGFRTHDSVIRCKKVFGQKTVTIISQQFHNERALFIARRYGLEAVGFNAQMVSFRDNLYNMVREKMARVLLFADLYVFNTQPHFLGKKIAI
- a CDS encoding phosphoribosyltransferase; the encoded protein is MIIPTTAQKILDTSKIELKLDRMSFQALELTYGDDHLVVLGIEPGGGIALARTITSKLKEYDKDKKIEFSSVYINKPQPLSEEVRLRDDIDLNGKTILLVDDVGNTGRTLFFALKPLTMYQPKKIIIAVLVDRTHKTFPIKADIVGFPIATTLNEHIIVRFMEEKAEGAYLF
- a CDS encoding shikimate kinase (catalyzes the formation of shikimate 3-phosphate from shikimate in aromatic amino acid biosynthesis), translated to MLVFLIGFMGCGKSYVGRNLAPLMGFDYLDIDKHIEEMEGLTVKEILEQKGEAYFRQREREIILALDSSENRIVSTGGGAPCFFDNMDLMNEKGLTIYLNRTKKLVVYRLLKGQHKRPLLTGLSTEELEKFYDERLEIRKSYYEKAKIFAGDAGVEEIREMIDNSSQHNQ
- a CDS encoding ABC transporter permease, with amino-acid sequence MYKFILTKFFYGILVLIGVIFVIFALFNLLPVDPARLTLGQRADVESVEAINKELGLDQPKYIQFALYLNDLSPIAVHYDDVATEQKYKYQKILSVSKEKALVIKAPFLRRSYQTKEEVLAILKRALPQTIILAFAAMIIASIVGIFLGVIAAVKQHSWFDNLAMSLSVLGISVPSYFSAIVLGYFFGIVLHNVTGLEQTGGLTVIDDYGNEILELKNLILPAIALGSRPIGIIFQLTRSAMLDVLSQDYIRTARAKGLAFKSVLFKHALRNALNPVVTTISGWFASLLAGAFFVEVIFDIKGLGYTAVDALQKFDFPVAMGTVLFTASVFIVMSFLVDILYAVLDPRIRIGK